A window of Dickeya zeae NCPPB 2538 contains these coding sequences:
- the pgpB gene encoding phosphatidylglycerophosphatase B: MYDLARRTVIGTISLMVLPILVWITGWHWQPTVSGWWLKPLFWMTQTVSAPWGILTSVVLSAWFLWLLRLPLRPMLTLLAILFASIVLGQGVKSVTKHLTQEARPFVVWLEQAHQVDEHYFYSLPASERASLLEQQLQQVSPLPPWQRQHWQEQADYSFPSGHTVFAATWALLAVGLLWTRRHYLVVSLIVLWANSVIASRLLLGMHWPQDVAAATLISAVVSLVAVLLAQRWCAPLLAAAPSKTAARYHQQARPNTR; the protein is encoded by the coding sequence ATGTACGACCTCGCCAGACGCACCGTAATTGGCACAATATCGTTGATGGTGTTGCCTATTTTGGTCTGGATCACGGGATGGCACTGGCAGCCAACCGTGTCAGGATGGTGGCTCAAGCCGTTATTCTGGATGACACAGACAGTATCAGCCCCGTGGGGAATTCTGACCAGTGTGGTGCTGTCGGCCTGGTTTTTGTGGCTGCTGCGACTACCTCTGCGCCCGATGTTGACGCTGCTGGCTATCCTGTTTGCCAGCATCGTGCTGGGGCAGGGGGTAAAATCAGTAACGAAACACCTGACGCAGGAAGCCCGGCCGTTTGTGGTCTGGCTCGAACAAGCGCATCAGGTGGATGAGCACTATTTTTATTCATTACCTGCCAGCGAGCGCGCCAGCTTACTGGAACAACAGCTTCAGCAAGTCTCACCATTGCCACCGTGGCAACGCCAGCATTGGCAGGAACAGGCAGATTACTCCTTCCCGTCGGGACATACCGTGTTTGCCGCCACCTGGGCGTTGCTGGCGGTGGGATTACTGTGGACGCGGCGTCATTATCTGGTGGTTTCCCTCATCGTACTGTGGGCCAATAGTGTGATCGCCAGCCGCTTGTTGCTGGGGATGCACTGGCCGCAGGATGTGGCAGCCGCCACGCTGATAAGCGCTGTGGTTTCGCTGGTGGCCGTCTTGCTGGCGCAGCGCTGGTGTGCGCCACTGTTGGCAGCGGCTCCATCCAAAACAGCTGCACGGTATCACCAGCAAGCCCGCCCGAACACCCGATGA
- a CDS encoding LapA family protein, whose translation MKYMLIFFLVLAVFIVSITLGAHNDQVITFNYLLAQGEYRLSTLLATLFAAGFALGWVICGLFYLRLRIALGREQRKIKRLEQQLSAPESASGATSAESATH comes from the coding sequence GTGAAATATATGCTGATTTTTTTTCTGGTGCTGGCGGTATTTATCGTATCGATCACGCTGGGAGCGCATAACGATCAGGTGATTACTTTTAACTACCTGCTGGCTCAGGGGGAATACCGGTTGTCGACGTTGTTGGCGACGCTGTTTGCCGCTGGTTTTGCGCTCGGCTGGGTGATCTGTGGCCTGTTTTATCTGCGCCTGCGCATTGCGCTAGGGCGGGAACAACGTAAAATCAAACGTCTTGAGCAGCAACTGTCTGCCCCGGAGAGCGCCAGCGGTGCGACCTCCGCTGAGTCCGCTACCCACTAA